In Deinococcus metallilatus, the sequence CTGACCCGGGCGGGCCTGGCCGCCGGCCCGGCCCTGGTGGTGTGGCCCGAGACGGCCGCCCCGGCCGCGCCCACCTCACCGGCGGTGGATCGCGCGCTGACGGCGCTGAGGGTGCCACTGCTGCTGGGTGCCCCGACCGAGGAGGGCGGGTACCGCAACAGCGTGTACGCCTTCGCGGGCGGGCAGGTTCGGGGGCGGCAGGACAAGGTGCGGCTGGTGCCGTTCGGGGAGTACTTCCCGGCCCGCGAGCGGCTGGACGGGGCCTACCAGGCTGTGTTCCGCACGCTGGGGCTGCCCGCCCTCACGGGGGCCGTGCCCGGCCGCACCCTGGCGCCGCTGCCGGTGGGCAGTGTGCGGGCGGGTGCGCTGATCTGCTACGAGTCGACCTTCCCGGCCCTCGCGCGTGCCCAGGTGCGGCGGGGCGCGCGGGTCCTGGCGGTGGTGTCGAACGACGCCTGGTTCGGGCCGTCGGTGGGGGCCGAGCAGCACTTCCAGATGGGGCGGGTGCGGGCCATCGAGACCCGGCGCTGGCTGCTGCGGGCGGGCAACGACGGGGTGACGGCGGCCATCGCGCCCTCGGGGCGGGTCACGGCCCGGCTGCCGCGGCGGGTCGCGGGGGCGCTGCCGGTCTTCTTCGCGCAGACCACCACGGTCACCCCGTACGTCCGGTGGGGGGAGTGGGTCACGGCGCTGAGCGTGCTGGCGCTGCTGGGGTTGGGGCTGGGTCCGCGCGGATGGGTTCGCCCCGGAACAGGGCCAGCCTCGTGAGGGTTGAGGTCAGGGTCCGCCCCTCCCCGTTGAACCCTGCGAGCCCACCCGGCGTACCTCAAAGGAGGCCCCCTGCATGAACGACCAGCAGAAAGACCAGCACGAAGCGCCAGCGCGGGCCGGGGGCCACGCGCCCCAGCCGGAACGGCGGGACCTTCAGCCGCCGGAGGACGCCGCCGCCCCCGAGGTTCCGCCGCCACCCGCCCTCAAGCACCGCGTCCTCCAACGCGCGCGGCGTCTGCCGCAGCGGTCGTCCGAACCCTGAGGGAAGGAGGCGGCAGGTGGGCGGGCGTCCAGTGCGGGCGTGGCCATGGGACGGGAAGCAGCGTTGTCGGACGGGCCGAGACGCACGGCTGGGGACGGGTGTGGCCGGGGCCTTCGACCCGCAGCGCGTTCAGCCTGCCCGGAGTGGGCGACACGCTGATCAATCCGACGGTGGGTGGGACGCTCCGGGTCGAGGGTGGGCGTCTGGCCGGTGACCAGAGCGGTGGCCCCAGACGTTGAGGGGCAGCCTCTCCCCTCGTTCGGTCCGCTCGACCGGGATGACGTGGGGAACGGGCCCTCGACTTGTCCGGCTCTTGCGACGGGCCGTGGCGTCGTGGGACGACCCACGGACCAGGCAGGCTCTCCTCATCCGGGTCATGAACCGCCTGCGGACCTTCACCGTGAAGCCCCCTTCGTGGGCCGGGGCAGCGA encodes:
- the lnt gene encoding apolipoprotein N-acyltransferase, coding for MQRVSFRGTFLLLAFLAGVGLSFTFPPSPLGWLAPLPLAWLFRAVARHPPGRAFRLTFAFATGIFGALLLWLPGSLSPLFGPGVAALYPVLVGGLALMWAGTAALTRRLMGRATLWALPFAWVLLDSARGLGPFGFTWGSLGYAFASTPLVQLADLGGVSLVGLLVALAAAALADRRPRVLLGAAALLSLGTLYGLTRPPDPPATERALLVQGNVDPRAKAQGRTADELGRYLTLTRAGLAAGPALVVWPETAAPAAPTSPAVDRALTALRVPLLLGAPTEEGGYRNSVYAFAGGQVRGRQDKVRLVPFGEYFPARERLDGAYQAVFRTLGLPALTGAVPGRTLAPLPVGSVRAGALICYESTFPALARAQVRRGARVLAVVSNDAWFGPSVGAEQHFQMGRVRAIETRRWLLRAGNDGVTAAIAPSGRVTARLPRRVAGALPVFFAQTTTVTPYVRWGEWVTALSVLALLGLGLGPRGWVRPGTGPAS